The following nucleotide sequence is from Sphaeramia orbicularis chromosome 24, fSphaOr1.1, whole genome shotgun sequence.
tgttgttttttttgcatgttatctccatgaagtgaaaaataactagtaatagagtatgataaaaatgtgagaaaacgtctgattaacagcattaaaaatgtttttattgcatagttttccataacAGTTTCTGATATTagtgtttaaatacatgtttctttacttcaaaaattaaatgcatggtgtccagctgagtggaaatttttataactccttaaaaaacaaaacaaaacaaaaaaacttgatcgtattgtttttttcatgcctatagaggaataaaaacactcaggaaaaatttcttggctaaggttctcataattcatgcatgaaaggtttaaatcTCATTCACATTCATCTCTGCTGTAAAAGTGCAACCACTTTCTTTCTATGAACCTGTTGCCTGTTTCTCTTGTTCTGAATCAGCACAAAGTTGCGCACAACATAACTGTGTTGGTTCAAACAGATGCAATAGCAAGCTGATGTATTTAGATGCATGTACACTGAATGTGTCCAAGCACATAAACTCCATACCCCACAATATCGATCCTCATTGAAGATCTGGGGAGGCAGTGGGTTTCCTTTCTCTGGCCGTTTATCTCTGGGAATGTTCTGATACATCCAAAGCCTCTGTTCCTCCATCATGGTGATGTCTACCTCCTGGAAGTTGATTCGATTGGCCTCCAGGAAGCCCACCACCGCCTGCTGATGCTTTTTTACCTGGAGGAGGGGGATGGTTAAATAAACATGAGCAGTGAGTAACGAGTACAATTGCATTAGCAGAGGTAGAGCAAGATGCTGAAAATATGACATGAGACTGACAGGGGGCAAGGAGGGGCTGAATGTGTAGGTGTAGATATGTGTGAtgtgagtagttcagggacatctgcATATCAGAGAATCACAACACATTTATGCAGAGCCATATGGGGGTCTGTATAGGTTAGTTTAGGTTTTGCAATGTTTTACCacagaagaaataaagaaaaatatagtgcatgctatatttagaatattttttatactttttttactGCCATCACACAGTCCACTCCCACAGGAAACTAGAGTCCTGAAGTGCTCATAAACGTACAACACTCAAAGACAAAAAGAGCAATTCTCCAGCCTATGCTGTTGTGTGGTTTAATAAATTAATTTGCGGAAGCAGGTACGTCAACACGGTGGTAATCTGGTGAAAAATGAACAGGTTTGGACGACTTCAAATTAAGATGtgtcatgattttttaaatttatttattttttttacacatttgtgACGTAGAATAATGTGCAACAGTTGACTGTATGTCAGCAGCAAGGTGGGAAAGCACAATATGTTTTTAAAACACTAAGTAGTGTGTTGAGCTATTTTCATctataaaatactgatttttatgTGCACTGACAAGATTAATCACAAATAAGTCATataattcagttcaattaaaaCTCACTTTCAGCTGTTAGTATCACTTTAAGTATTTCTATTTAGTCCTTTTATACAGTTAATGCATAAAGTGCAGTGTGTTCAAGTGGTTGCACATTCCTCCTCCTCCCATTGAATAAAAGTACATTTTCTCTCACAGCCATATTAAACGTACAATCCACATATATAGAAGTGGAGTGTACTATATGTATTGAAATTCAAACAGATTATTGATTATTGAAATACCTAGGGGTACACTTGGACCCTCCCCTTGggtttaaaaaaacataatacaaaagt
It contains:
- the sh3bgrl2 gene encoding SH3 domain-binding glutamic acid-rich-like protein 2, with the protein product MVIKVYIASSTGSVAVKKHQQAVVGFLEANRINFQEVDITMMEEQRLWMYQNIPRDKRPEKGNPLPPQIFNEDRYCGDYEDFFQSKESNTVFAFLGLSSQPSVKDSEA